Within Topomyia yanbarensis strain Yona2022 chromosome 2, ASM3024719v1, whole genome shotgun sequence, the genomic segment ttatgttacaaaaatcgacaagtatcttttttgaaagaaatagaaaacaaagaaatatctgcactttttccagactgcgggtgaaacggacatatggtgggggtaagacggacatgtcgcCGGAAGCATGATCACAAtacgaaatattaaaatttactgtttctaacggatgttttgtatagtttgtggttcttcttaatatatatgttcaattcgaggtgaaaaattacgttttggggttcattttaaagttgaagcaaatgatgtagtttctaatatcgttttttcCGTTTGCATAAAGAGGCTatacaatcagttccaatgatcagtcaaatcatttatacaaaactggaaagttACATATTAAATACGCAATTGGTAACATCAGTTTCTCGATTACGCATAGCCAGAATACACATACCTGCACAAAGTCTTCTACCTTTTCCAAAGGAATTCCGTATTCAGCCTaggtcacattaacgtacatcttGCAGTCTACTACATGTGAGACTTCAGATAATTGGATGGTTCTCCACGTTTGactgctagaatttcgtttctatacgcgagacattcatataaggatgaatcaatcgaattaatcaagactggccgtcttgccccaccagtacacatattttttaaacgctcgcacttatttactcgtataagaacttacctgttattttccacgaagatgtcatttaagagttacattatcgaaatacaagaaaaaatccgcgaaaaaaatgattttttccttgataaaccttaaaatcagagacgtaaaaattacatccgcacgaagatgcactactgattatcaatgtTTACTTAAATTTTTCGCTTTCAACAatattcaaggcctactgagTGCTTCATAATGCAAGGATATCTATAAAGAGAGATGCAATTGAACTTTATATGCTATatgcctaaaataaccatgtgtccgtcttacccaacctgtccgtcttacccacagttcccctacacAAGTTTTTGTGCCTTAAGAGTCAGGTGAACGGCATGAAAAACCTAACATCGATTGTCTTACAGAAAAATTTGATGTTCCAATGATGCACAGAGATATTTCAGCAGCAAGAAACTTTGAAGAAACTTTGaggaaaaccaaaacaaaaagcCTTCAAGAAAAAGAATCGACTCAAATTCGCTCAGTAGTACATTTCTATGGTACAATGTTACgatgaaaaaatcaaattgGATGGACTGCTGAAGTTATTAACAACAATATTTGAACCACAGTAGTTTGGTAAGATCAAATCGGTCTCAGAGTACTATTATCGACGTTATTTTTTCTACCATAAAAATGTATCGATTTGTTTCATAACCACTCGAATGAACTTTGGAATTGATCTGCTACTAAGCTACTTTGAACTACCCGGACATTATGCAGGGTGATTAGCACAGTGAAATTCCTTGTAAATATGTAGATGTCCAAATGATTCAGTTAAATCAAACTGATTTAAACGTCTTAGTAATATAGAACGGCGTTATTAAGACCGTGGggataattcggaccccctcgcaCAGTgatcggaaacgccaaaaacgtgaacttaattcactagaggccaaaccatatattcacagggtgtctttggaggaattgttcgtatgaatgttCCCCTCAacctgataacaattgaaattaggcatggcttactatgatcaaactaaaaaaaaataactttttatactgatgagatagaaagttggtgtcttcgacaatgttttagaaatgctcatagtgaaaaattttgttaaggaacttgagcttgtaggattaaaggttatcgatttataaggcgttttctatgacaacccccttaaatctagttttttttaatttaacttatttcattgcgacttttcgtgcaaactatgttcaagacaaacatgtaggtatcaaaactacgtaatattgtcgaagactgtatgaaAAAATACTccttcgtttcaaagttattgaggaaagtctcttatgaaaaatttctaaccctatgtgcggggtcgggactcgaacctagGTGCGCTGcctacaaggcaattgatttaccaactacgctacgcccacccctcatATTTGTGTGTTGCATTGAATGGTGTAATAAAATGTTGTATACGAGGGCTCGCTTTGGAGTTGTGAGCTTAAATAGtgaagaaaattaaaataaccgctcgaaaaaaaaaattatgtcacgGTCGCATTATTTCGGATCTGTCAactttagatgtttagtatcttTGAAGTATATAGTACTGTATAGTACTGACGATTACTAGCAGGTAGTCAGTctgtcgttccggaaggtcttatacgtggaggccttctctgcgtactagtctgagcactctttgttccACTATGGGTTTGGAGACGGTCCGTGAGAGTTCGCGTCTGAGCTTAAATCACGGTGTCGAAAATCAAGCCCGTACTCTTGCTCGGGGAGAGTGGACTTCTTTTACCGGATATCGCGAACGCGTAGGtctttcaatcaatatttcgaatGAGATCAAACATTGGTAGTATTCGGTGTCCCTGACCTgttagcaatagtaattacgaTAGGCTGATGGTCGCTACCGAAAAACACTTTTAATCCACCTGACAGtgtgatgaaacatttcttacaACTCTTATAACTCTCTCTCCGGATATTGTACCGATTGTGAATACTAGGACTTTTTGAGAGCACCTATAAAATGGCCATCTTTAAAAATTAACTTGCTTtcgcttaactcaccatttcgatctgttttctccgttggataccaccaaaaagtcgAAACTATCAATCTTTTCACTGTCCTTTACACAAACTTTTTGGAAATCTTCAATGTATTTGGAATATTGTTTAGAATAGTACTGAGTGATTATCATAAAGATTTTGCCAACGGTGTGCAAAAAATTGCTTTAttcgttttcaaagatggccgTTTTTCCAGGTTTTCTCTGTTGAACCTTCACTGCACGCCAACAAATAgtaaaatttaaacgacatgtaaatcaatacgaatgtaaacatacaaagcttgaatcaaaactttgatttaaaattaagttgaataCGGTGTACTCAATGGGAGCATCGAAAAGCATacgattttacactttcgttcggattaaaaatacattgataTACATTGGTGTTCTGTTTAATGAAGCCGTAATttccaatcaacgtgtaaaattgatataaaattcgttgacgaaagcacgacaagttgtaTTTTTGGTGGAacctaattttacatttatattcctgctccaaatatgtgcatgaaaatgaatttaaaatcacaaaatatttttttctgtgtagacaATTAAACTCCGAACGAACAATATTTGTGTTCAAATTTCTAAACGTTCGAAGGAATAAAACACGGAATTATTGAAAAGTCATCATTCATAAAAGGAAACAGATCAAAACATATCGAAGATATCGTTTTTTGCAACCATGgcacttttttctttattcgaacTTTTCCACTTGCTGCTGTTAATTACGGATAATTCAGTCATGAAATTAACGGAAATGATTGTTTTGTCACTCTAATATTTCCGCAATTATTTACTTCACTACTCAAAATTGCAGGTTCAGATTGAAGAAATAGATGTTACTTATAATGCATACGACTACCACTTGGCTTTACCACCCTACGGCTTTGATTTCACTGCGCGGTGTCAAACATAACAATTACGCCCCACTATCATAAACACTAGGAATGGGTCATGTTCCATGCAGTGACATAACATCTATCAGGAGCTCGTGCGATTAGAAACAGGTTCGCCGCTTCAGGAAATTACCCGTGTTTGGCTGTCGTGCAACTAACTAATTTCTTCCTGTATTCAAATGCCATTATGTCTTCGGAAATAGTAGAATCGGTTTCCCATAAGTAGCTCGTTCTAAACGTAAAAAACTGGTTTGGTTTCTTTAAACCTACATTCAATCAGTACAGGCACTTAACCGAGCCATCTATCGTGATAGTGGCTGACGTTTATGTAATGCAGTGTATGCATTTTTGAGCTGCTATCTGGGAAAAGAAAAAATACGAGAGTCGTTTTGAAATGTGACATAGCACATTaagaaaataattgataaagatTACTTAGTAAATTTGTGCATCATCATTTGTATTTCACGTTGTAGTGCGCCTAATGCGAGTTTAAAGCTGGTATAGTGTACTGTTCCATAACGCTAACCTCCTTCAGTTGAAGCCGTTTCCTCAAATCAGTCAACCCGTTTTTATGATCGATATCATTGCTCATTTCATTTCGTTTGGGGACGTTCTGTTTAACCTCCGGCGTATCCTCATGCCTGTTTTTATCCTGTTCTAAAATCTTTTTAATATACTCTTTGGTCAATTTGTTTGTTCCAACGTGGTTGAAGTAGGGCCAATCTTCATCATTAGCATTATTCGGATCTTGTGAGTACGGAGTGGGAAACTGTTCCACATTGTTAAAGTTTCCATCCAATTTACCCCACTGGTCAATGTCACTTATAAACGGATCCCGGTTTAGGCCAAACTTGTTGAGCACGTGATCCTTCTTCTGTAAACCAGTTGTATCAGTCCATCGGCCGATTGCGTACGGTGTATCAGAGTTTGTAGTAATCAAGAACATCCCTTCAGTTCCCGTCATACAGTCCTCGCCAGCCATAACCTGGTAATTGTTATGCGGACAAAATCCTAACAAATAGTAAATGTAGCTATTGCATTTCCAGCCCCAGAACCCAGTAAGACTTCGAATAGATTCTGCAAAGTAGTCAGGTGCTCGATGATGGCTGCATGCCATTGGATCTGCAATAAGGAAATATTATTGCATGTAGTGATCATATACAAGTACGAAAAAATTTGACAATACTTTGGCCAATGGTCCAACACCCCGGTTGGATGATCCCACCGTTCATATAAAAGTCCACGTGCCCACAACGTTCGATTTTCCCCTGCACAAGTGCGTTGGTGTGTATGACGTCCACGAAATCTGCATCCGACGGATCAAGTTTATCATCAGCCCCAGCAGTAATGAAAAGAGGTAAAGCCGGATCCAGTCCGGTGATTCGTTTAAGCTTAAATGGTCGTAGCTTAACCGCCACATAATTAGTCACTTGTGCGCCCAGTGAAAATCCAATCAGATGGATATTGTCCGTTCCTAAATCCAGCAATCGCTGGACCAGCTGTGATATACATGTCCCCACGTGACGCGTGTTATGGACTGCAGAAGGATAGCAAGGTCCAGGTCCCAGAAGGCTCCAATCAACGTAAAACAAATTGTAACCACCCCGACTTAAATATTCtgcaaaattgaataaaaataattcacgaATAATGTTTCAATGGTAAGGTATAACAGCAATATTCACACCTCCTTTCATATTAATCAACGGTGCTAGGAACATATCCGCATTGTAACCATGGATGATGACCTTTGTCGGCAACGATGGGTTGAAGTATGAAGTGCTGAGGTTTGACTTCTCCAGACTTTCGTCGATGTGTACATATTGACGGTCCTCGAGATTAGATCGGGTGTATAGGTAAAATTTAACGTCCTCATCCGGGCATGCACGTTCAATAACCCACGTGCAAGAGCCTATGGTGAAGCTGCTGCGTGATTCGCGGGTTATTACTGGAACAGCGTTGGTAACTCCTGCTAATAGTAACGACACTgaggaaagaaaaaaaagtgttAGTGAAATGCGCCTGAATGCGCGTCGATGGATGTAACGCTGCTGTTGTGTAGTAAGCAGAGTGGAAATAGTGCGACTGGGGATGTACAATTAGTTATGCCGCTTTGAAATATTCAAAGAGAGCTTCAGCTTGAAATTCTGATGTATGTACCGTAACATAGGGGAACATTGgtcactttttcaaatgttttacgAATAACTCTCTTCAACTCAAGTAGATGTATCTGTTTGCATTTATAAAACaagtaggggaactgtgggtaaaatgaacaggggtCGGTTTAATGAGCAAGTAGCCAAATCTAGTCAATATTGACTTGACCAGCGAAGCATTCAAAGGATATTGAAGCTTTTCCTTTTCATAAAAAACTGTTGAAtatgatataaatttgataaaaatcaaAACCAACATTCATGTCTATCGCTGATATTGAATGCGGCATGTAGAATACAAGGTCTTTTGAGGTGAAACTTTAACTTTCTTCTGAAAATGAGGTTACATCATAGTAATTCTACCTATTACAGATATTTCAGTGCAATAAGTAGGCATCATAACAAAATAGCTCAATtggcatggctgtttaaaaatatAAGGCCATAGGGTTAAAATGAACTGgttcaaggggggggggggggggctaaagGAACAATTTTAACACTCCACCCCTCAAAATGAGTTGCTATATCTTCACTGTTCTCCAACAGATCGCAAAAATTTTGATAGCCATGGATAACctcaagtttgtagatgtgtttaaATACTACTAGATTGAAAATCGGTAAATATTACGATAATAATGGGACATCAGCATTACTCGAAAAATGCAAATCAACATTGCGCAttgcatgcatacatacatgaCACACTGTACGTAAAAAAACATTGTCATTAGGTGTTCATTTTACTACCACAACCTGTTCATGTCTCATTTTGGGCATGGTTTGAAGTCAAGGAAAATGGTTGAAAAATATGTTACTGTCAAAGTATTTTCACCAATTGTATGGTTGGCGTCCAAAAGTTTTtccgaaattgaaatttttgcatttttaatagtTCTAAGTAATCCACGGGGCTAACCCCGCATTGTGTCTTATGAAAATTCgagttttctcgttcgtttaCTGAggttttgcgttgcgttgcgttgcgttgcgaagcacggtgctattcgtagattgcatactaacgattatcatgttgcctaaAGATAgttcaactcatcttgcttgtgagataaatgatcgggaatgaactttatctcttttgagttcagtaaaccaatagcacGAGAATCATTATTGCCGGctacgaccatcttcaccgatacttaggatagggtaggaaatgttgatgtaatactTACTTAGAAAAGgcccccgactcagcgacgcttccataggtattacggagttggattgaaggacaggtataggtctaggattcgccacaagcaggcaatgtGACCACGAAATGAATGTTTTTATGCGGTGGGTTGGTTAGTCTTCGAGTATACGAATGCTCAAAgcaaaaagacatttatttatgttttcctgtgtttaaactctggatagccggccatcgaGAGTAATTATCtttttccctaaactacagcaatttgaactccaaacagccggccgtaGGAGTATTGCTAAAACTGTGAGTTAATCATATATCTATACTCGATATTCGGTACGATCGCGCGTGATTGGAGAAAGACTAAGTAAAGTGGGAAATGATCGAGAAGCAATATCAAGAATAAACAAGTTGTGACATTGTAGAATGAATCGTGTGAGTAAATGAAAACAACATCTATATAAGTACGATTTTTGTCGGAGACAGCAAAATAAATTGCGATCTTGCAAGCTAACTACGCGTGGCGTTCGGTTTCCGAAGTCAAAGGAGAaagataaacataaacatactgCGACGACAtggattaaaatcttattctggggcactcggcatcatcccatcgcttgcttgaaaattctatgaatcaagttacaatttgtgagaaaataaactaaataaacatttattaaaaaaaaactggaaaactggccaaatttcaaaaaaactggaagatttttccgattgtctgtttgactggatgttgtaaaaaaactggaagaatccagtttaaactggaaggttggcatcgctgggTATCACTGGTTCCCAGATTCAAATCTTTGTAAACGATCACCAATGCGGTGACACTATTATATACTCGCATATATTCACCAAAAGTAAAGGCCCAAAAATATGTAAGACAATACAAAAGTTTAAGTATCAACCAGTGGCGAATTTTTTACAAGCTAGATATCGTCCTCATCGCTAGCAAGTCTAGTTTCATCCATTCACGCCAATCAACAAATCACACTCACACATTCATACACTACTGCTCACTAATGTGATGCGGCGAACTGAAAAACTAAACACAAATATCTTTCAAACTTCTAATCCTATCAACAATTCCTACAAACCGTAACTAGATACTTAGCTTAATCGGATGTCCTTTGAAAACACTATCTAGTGCAAAGCGAAAAAAAGAATGCAGTATTCTGttaattttcaacaaatattcCTCGTTCAAATTACCACTATAACAACATGTCCGTTGCACTTTTCACTTCGCAACATAGAAACTATACTATCTTCTGTGAAATTCTACCGATTTTTCCAATAtccattttaataaattatgtCATTCTTTCGACCAATAAGCGTATGACATTCCGCCTGGCTTTTTCACAATTTAGAAACTCGCTCATTAAATGCAGAGCAAATCCGTTCTCTCCCATCTCACACTCTCATTACTCACATGAGCCATGAGCTCATCAACACACCAACACACGGTTTAATGCAAATGGCTACTCTTGCCTTGACTTCGTTTTTTTAACTATAAAATCAGTCACCATTCAACAACACAAGTGAAAATTCACTTTACTTCACAATTTTTCTAATAAATAATCATTAGCACTACATTACTATCACTTTTCTAGAGCTTTAACTTTATATTTCCTGCTTAAAACTGATAATTTGCGGCCGGTAAATGACGCGTACATTTTCATTCTTTTCTCGTTCGTTTACtgaggttttaagaaaaagtagtctATTGATTCGGCATCAGTAAATGTTATGTTGTGGCTCACATATCAGTGAACTCGATATAATGctgtttttagttggattgcgta encodes:
- the LOC131685827 gene encoding phospholipase A1 4-like, with the protein product MMARSTDKFCSRSQRRLIVLLVSLLLAGVTNAVPVITRESRSSFTIGSCTWVIERACPDEDVKFYLYTRSNLEDRQYVHIDESLEKSNLSTSYFNPSLPTKVIIHGYNADMFLAPLINMKGEYLSRGGYNLFYVDWSLLGPGPCYPSAVHNTRHVGTCISQLVQRLLDLGTDNIHLIGFSLGAQVTNYVAVKLRPFKLKRITGLDPALPLFITAGADDKLDPSDADFVDVIHTNALVQGKIERCGHVDFYMNGGIIQPGCWTIGQNPMACSHHRAPDYFAESIRSLTGFWGWKCNSYIYYLLGFCPHNNYQVMAGEDCMTGTEGMFLITTNSDTPYAIGRWTDTTGLQKKDHVLNKFGLNRDPFISDIDQWGKLDGNFNNVEQFPTPYSQDPNNANDEDWPYFNHVGTNKLTKEYIKKILEQDKNRHEDTPEVKQNVPKRNEMSNDIDHKNGLTDLRKRLQLKEVSVMEQYTIPALNSH